CCATGACCTCGGCGATCTCCTTGTAGCGAAGACCCGCCGAGAACTTGAGCTGCACCGCTTGTCGTTGCTTGTCCGTCAGGCTCGCGAGTGCGGCTTCGATCCGGCTCATGGATTGCCGGCGTTCGACGTGGCTCGCGGGCCCGCTGTCCGGGCTTTCCATTCCCTCGTCCTCCAGGTTCATGAGGCGACCCTGTTGACGGAAGACGTCCCGTGCGCGATTGCGACACACGGTAAAGAGCCATTGGGTGAGATGGCCTTCCACCTTGGACCGCTCTGCTTTGCAGAGCGCGACGAAGGTGTCCTGTACGATGTCGGCGGCGTGCTCGCGTCCCGCCAAGCTGGCGGCGTAGCGCAAGAGTGGCTTCTCGAAACGCGCGAGGGCGTCCAAGACGAGCACTCGCCTGTCGTCTTCCGTCACGTCCTGACCTCGAAGGGACAACGCGAGAGCGTGAGATTTATTAGGCCGGTTCGCGACGATTTCGCGGCGGACCGACAAAAATCAAAGGATTCCAAGTGGATCAGCCCGGGGGTGGAGGACGGGCGGGGCGTTTCGGAGGCGACAAAACTTGACCGAAATCAGGCGAAGCCATGCGAAAGTTCGCTTCCATGAGGCTCCGTATCTCCGCTCGGGTACTGGTCGTGCTGGCGCTCGCCTGCGTTTCGGCCTTGATCGCCACCGCAGCGTGCTCTTCCTCGGACGACGCGACCTTCCCATCCTCGGGCGCCTGCACGGCGGATCTCGCGGGGGTCGAGAAGATTTTCGCGAAGTCCTGCGCCACGAGTCAGTGCCACGACTCGAAGAACCCCGCGGGCGGGCTCGATCTCCAGTCGCCGGGAGTGGAGGGGCGGCTCCTGGCCCTCGCGTCCGCTGGCTGCTCGGAGGCGACCGTGCGCGTGGCTCCCGGGGACCCGGACCACTCTCTTTTGTACCTGAAGGTGAGCTCCGACACGCCAGCGTGCGGGGGTCTTCGGATGCCCCAGGGCGGCAAGCTCTCGGACGCGGAGATCGAGTGCATCCGTGGGTTCATCGAGAACCTCCCGGCGGCGGACGCGGGAGTGGATGCTTCACTGGAGGGCGGTGCGGACGCCGGCCCCGACGCCGAGGCGGACGCCGACACGGATGCGTCCACGTGCGACGGCGGCCAGTGCTCGTGCGCCACCGGGCAGACCTTCTGTGGCGGTACCTGCGTCGATACCCTGAGCGACAACGACAACTGCGGCGGCTGCGGTCTGAGCTGCGGCGCCGGCAAGACGTGCTCGGCCGGGGTCTGCGCGTGCACCGGCTCGCAGACGGAATGCGGCGGTACCTGCGTGGACACGCAGACGGACTCGGCCAACTGCGGCGCGTGCGGCCAGGCGTGCGGCACGGGCATGACCTGCAGCGCGGGTAGCTGCGCGTGCACGGGCTCGCAGACTGCGTGCGGTGGCACCTGCGTGGACACGCAGACGGACTCCGCGAACTGCGGCGCGTGCGGCCAGGCGTGCGGCACGGGCAAGGCCTGCACTGCCGGGAGCTGCACGTGCACGGGCTCGCAGACGGAGTGCGGCGGGGCGTGCGTGGACACACAGACGGACTCCGCGAACTGCGGCGGCTGCGGCCAGGCGTGCGGCACGGGCAAGACCTGCAGCGGCGGGAGCTGCGTGTGTGCGGGCTCGCAGACGGAATGCGGGGGAGCCTGCGTGGACACGCAGACGGACTCGGCCAACTGCGGCAGCTGTGGCAACGGC
This region of Polyangiaceae bacterium genomic DNA includes:
- a CDS encoding sigma-70 family RNA polymerase sigma factor, producing MAGREHAADIVQDTFVALCKAERSKVEGHLTQWLFTVCRNRARDVFRQQGRLMNLEDEGMESPDSGPASHVERRQSMSRIEAALASLTDKQRQAVQLKFSAGLRYKEIAEVMDTTVNNVGVLLHAAVQKIRAELGSDFTPALASTRSAK